The sequence below is a genomic window from Gemmatimonadota bacterium.
AATCTCGATCCGGCGAACGCCCGGGTGCTGCATGAGGTGCTGGCCGCGCTTCGGGAGCGGTTCAACACCGCGCTGGTCGTCGCCACCCACAACAGCGAATTGGCCTCCCAGGCCGACCGGGTGCTTCGGCTCGAGGGCGGACGCCTCACCGAGCTCGATCGATCCGCCGAGCGACCGGCCGCTCTGTGAGTCAATGCAGCGGATGTGGTCAGGCCAAAGGGGTCGTCGACTTGACTCACATTGAGGCCGGCGAGGTCAAGACGATTCATTTGTGTGCCCAGTGCGCTGCCGCGAAGGGGATTCAGACCCCGGCCGCGGTGGCCGAAACGCCCCTTGGCGGGCTCTTGGCTGCGCTCGGAACCGCGACGTCGGCATCCGCGGGGCGGGTGGTCGAGGCCACCTGCGGCCGGTGTGGGAGCACGCTCGCGGAGTTTCGGGAAACCGGGCGGGTCGGCTGCGCCGATTGCTATGACGCCTTCGGCGAACCGCTCCGGGAATTAGTGCGACGGCTCCACGGCTCCACGCATCACACGGGGAAGGCATACCGGGCGCCTGGCGCAGTGCAGCCAGTCCCAGCTGAGGCAACGTCCGAACTCAAGGAGCGGCTCCGCCAAGCGGTCGAGCGGGAGCAATTCGAGCTGGCCGCCGCGCTCCGGGACCGGCTGAAGGAGCGGGGATGATTGACCTCAACCTGTTGCCGGACGGCGGGCTCGGCTGGCTCGACGCCAGCGGGCCGGCCAGCCACATGGTGCTATCGACCCGGATCAGATTGGCCCGAAATCTGGCCGGAACCCGGTTCAGTACCCGGATGGACCGACAGGACCGACAGGCCGTTCTCCAGTCGGTCCTGGCGGCGGCGGGGCGGACCGCCTCCCTGGGCCGGGCGGTCACCTTCCGGATCGACCAACTCGATCCCACCGATCGCCAGATGTTGGTCGAGCGGCACCTGATCAGCCGGGAACTGGCCGGCAACGACGACCAAACCAAGGGGCTGGCTGGCCGGGCATTGCTCCTGCAGGACAGTTCGGCGGTGATGGTCAACGAGGAGGACCACCTTCGGCTCCAGGGGTTGGCTTCGGGGGCCGATTTTGGGCCGATTTTTGAACGGATCGAAAGCGTGGACACCGAACTGGGGCAACAACTTGCCTTCGCGTTTCACCCAGATCTCGGTTACCTTACTTCGTGTCCGACGAACGTCGGAACTGGGCTTCGGGCATCGGTTTTGATCCACCTTCCCGGGCTGGTTTTGACGAAGGAAATCAACAAGACGCTGCACGGTTTGACGAAGATGGGCCTGACCTATCGGGGTTTGTACGGGGAAGGCAGCGAGGTGGTCGGCAACTTTTTCCAATTGTCGAATCAGACCACGCTTGGCAAGACGGAAGCTGAGTTGCTGGATCAGTTGCGGGCGATCGTTCAGCATGTGATGACGGTGGAGGAGCGGGCTCGGCAAGTGCTGCTCCGGGATGCGACGGCCGTACTGGAAGACAAGTGTTGGCGGGCATTTGGACTGCTGCGGTATGCCCGATCACTAGGCTTCGAGGAAACGATGAATCTCTTGTCCGGCGTGCGTCTGGGTGTGAGCCTCAAGCTGATTCCAAGCGTCGGAATGTATGCGCTCAATAAATTGTTGGTGTTCGCACAGCCCGCTCACTTAGGGGCGTTGGCAGGGCGGGAACTCGATCCCGAAGCGATGTCGATCCGGCGGGCGGAATTCGTCCGTCGGACGCTGGAAGATGAAGTCCGACGCGGACAGGTCACATGAACGGTTACAACTTTACTGACCGGGTACGGAAGGTCCTCCAGATGGCTCGGGAGGAGGCCGCCCGGCTCCATCACGAATATGTCGGCACCGAGCACATTCTGCTTGGTCTGATTCGCGAGGGCGAGGGTGTCGCCGCCGCGGTCTTGACCAATCTCAGTGTCGATCTCGAGGAAGTTCAGCAGAAGATCGAGGAAACGGTCAAGAAGGGCAAAGCCTCCTCGGCGCCGGGTCCGGATCTGCCGTATACGTCACGGGCCAAAAAGGTTCTCGAGCTGGCCATGACCGAGGCCCGGGAGCTCAACCATTCCTACGTCGGCACCGAGCACTTGTTGCTGGGGCTGCTGCGCGAGGAAAAGGGCATTGCCGCCCAGGTGCTGACGGATGCCGGCGTGACGCTGGAGCAGTCCCGGGCGGAGACGCTCCGGTTGCTTGGCAGTGAAATGCCGCCCCAATCGTCGGGCGTTGCGCCCTCGCCGCCGCCGAGTTCCCCGGCCCAGAAATCCGAGAAGAAGTCGAA
It includes:
- a CDS encoding ATP--guanido phosphotransferase; the protein is MIDLNLLPDGGLGWLDASGPASHMVLSTRIRLARNLAGTRFSTRMDRQDRQAVLQSVLAAAGRTASLGRAVTFRIDQLDPTDRQMLVERHLISRELAGNDDQTKGLAGRALLLQDSSAVMVNEEDHLRLQGLASGADFGPIFERIESVDTELGQQLAFAFHPDLGYLTSCPTNVGTGLRASVLIHLPGLVLTKEINKTLHGLTKMGLTYRGLYGEGSEVVGNFFQLSNQTTLGKTEAELLDQLRAIVQHVMTVEERARQVLLRDATAVLEDKCWRAFGLLRYARSLGFEETMNLLSGVRLGVSLKLIPSVGMYALNKLLVFAQPAHLGALAGRELDPEAMSIRRAEFVRRTLEDEVRRGQVT